A window of Drosophila subobscura isolate 14011-0131.10 chromosome E, UCBerk_Dsub_1.0, whole genome shotgun sequence contains these coding sequences:
- the LOC117890709 gene encoding dynein intermediate chain 2, ciliary isoform X2, which yields MPDPKGGKGDGKQNKGKNRASKTKAEAGGGDADDFDAWIRSRQLLKPDDQLDLTEAELAEEVTKVLTPTNTNVIHNLVVYSFKDGEYVPAPLPGNTVTLLGYPGNSLHVDSEEARRQIEESDEIGYPLPMPHYSLVEQRDTSVGDGEGEGEADDDDDAKSAPDKEAEEEEGEEEEEEEEAKAGEEGVEEGEPRGDEEETAAAQPAAATASGKKRKLINQFNYCERAALTYTNPKRNVDTQTIPPPRSQFGGNVLQWVIYDSYLEDFEGQSKEGAAKKEDRKRGMRSKKFKDKSAIAEQLNKKYLKCWQILERMINQNIYDDIAHDYRYWEDPADEFREGEGNLLPLWKFQYEKTKKMNVTEILFNPSYYDLFAVCFGSHEFMKQTNEGYLCLFTVKNPSFPDYIIQTDCGVMCCDIHPTYPFLVVIGLYDGNVAVYNLRENCKEPLYISKGVNCKHGECVWQIKWGPDMTDGEINFYSVSSDGRVFNWILMQNKLWVTTIITLFLQDGLVDGPDGTKVSLKSGGSCMIFHPTDQKIFLVGTECGYIYKCSTAFSSKYLMTYNAHNMSVYRIDFNRFNSNIFVSCSGDWRVKVWEDMRADPLFIFDLGSAVGDVKWAPYSSTVFAAVTTEGKVHVFDLNVNKYKAICIQAVVPKRKNKLTRLSFNEKIPFIVVGDEKGVTTSLKLSPNLRVMVKPPKKQLYLDQTTLQIAKLEKLLSLVRELPEGNIVPDTATTVRS from the exons ATGCCGGACCCAAAAGGAGGCAAGGGCGATGGCAAGCAGAACAAAGGGAAG AACAGAGCCTCCAAGACGAAGGCCGAGGCCGGTGGCGGCGATGCGGATGACTTTGATGCCTGGATACGTTCGCGCCAGCTGCTCAAGCCGGACGATCAGCTGGATCTGACGGAGGCCGAGCTGGCCGAGGAGGTGACCAAGGTGCTGACGCCCACCAACACGAACGTCATCCACAATCTGGTGGTGTACAGCTTCAAGGATGGGGAGTACGTGCCGGCACCGCTGCCGGGCAACACGGTGACCCTGCTGGGCTACCCCGGAAACTCTTTGCACGTGGACTCGGAGGAGGCGCGCCGCCAGATTGAGGAGTCCGACGAGATCGGCTACCCGCTGCCCATGCCCCACTACTCGCTGGTGGAGCAGCGCGACACATCTGTTGGGGATGGCGAGGGCGAGGGTGAagccgatgacgatgacgacgccAAGAGTGCACCCGACAAGGAGgccgaagaggaggagggcgaggaggaggaggaagaggaggaggccaaggcAGGCGAAGAAGGCGTAGAAGAGGGGGAGCCACGTGGCGATGAAGAGGAAACCGCAGCAGCCCAAccggcggcagccacagcctccgGCAAGAAGCGAAAGCTAATCAATCAGTTCAACTACTGCGAACGGGCTGCCTTAACCTACACCAATCCGAAGAGG AATGTGGACACACAGACGATCCCACCGCCACGATCGCAGTTTGGCGGCAATGTGCTGCAGTGGGTCATCTACGATTCGTACTTGGAGGACTTTGAGGGGCAGTCGAAGGAAGGCGCCGCCAAGAAGGAGGACCGCAAGCGGGGCATGCGCTCGAAGAAGTTCAAGGACAAGTCCGCCATTGCCGAGCAGCTCAACAAAAAGTACCTCAAGTGCTGGCAAATACTCGAGCGGATGATTAACCAAAACATCTACGACGACATTGCCCATGACTATCGCTACTGGGAGGATCCGGCGGATGAGTTCCGTGAGGGCGAGGGCaacctgctgccgctgtggaaGTTTCAGTACGAAAAGACCAAGAAGATGAACGTCACCGAGATCCTCTTCAATCCGAGCTACTACGATCTCTTTGCCGTTTGCTTTGGCTCAC ATGAATTTATGAAGCAGACAAACGAGGGCTACCTCTGCCTCTTTACCGTCAAGAATCCCTCTTTTCCGGACTACATCA TACAAACCGATTGCGGTGTCATGTGCTGTGACATTCATCCCACATACCCGTTCCTGGTCGTGATTGGCCTCTACGACGGCAACGTGGCCGTCTACAATCTGCGGGAGAACTGCAAGGAGCCGCTGTACATCTCCAAGGGCGTCAACTGCAAGCACGGGGAGTGCGTCTGGCAGATCAAGTGGGGCCCGGACATGACCGACGGCGAGATTAACTTCTATTCGGTGTCCTCCGACGGGCGGGTGTTCAACTGGATCCTGATGCAGAACAAGCTCTGGGTGACGACCATCATAACGCTGTTCCTGCAGGATGGCCTCGTGGATGGGCCCGACGGCACCAAGGTCAGCCTGaagagcggcggcagctgcatgATCTTCCACCCCACCGACCAGAAGATCTTCCTGGTGGGCACCGAGTGTGGCTACATCTACAAGTGCAGCACGGCCTTCAGCTCCAAGTATCTGATGACCTACAACGCACACAATATGTCCGTCTACCGCATCGACTTTAATCGCTTCAACTCGAACATCTTTGTGTCCTGCAGCGGCGACTGGCGCGTCAAGGTCTGGGAGGACATGCGTGCCGATCCGCTCTTCATCTTCGATCTCGGCTCTGCCGTTGGCGACGTCAAGTGGGCGCCCTATTCCAGCACCGTCTTTGCAGCCGTCACCACCGAGGGCAAGGTGCACGTCTTCGATTTGAATGTGAACAAGTACAAGGCCATCTGCATCCAGGCGGTGGTGCCCAAGCGAAAGAACAAGCTCACGCGACTCTCCTTCAACGAGAAGATACCCTTCATTGTAGTTGGCGACGAAAA GGGAGTTACCACTTCGCTCAAACTATCGCCCAATCTTCGCGTGATGGTAAAGCCGCCCAAGAAGCAACTGTATCTGGATCAGACCACGCTGCAGATCGccaagctggagaagctgctgtCGCTAGTGAGGGAGCTGCCCGAAGGAAACATTGTGCCCGACACGGCCACCACTGTGCGCAGTTAA
- the LOC117890807 gene encoding uncharacterized protein LOC117890807 gives MEPFTFFGLLYWLLCMILFGPAMFFVSVYLPELPVRYVKSLRQQRTYL, from the coding sequence atggaaccatttacattttttggctTGCTCTACTGGCTGTTGTGCATGATACTGTTCGGGCCGGCGATGTTCTTTGTCTCCGTTTATCTGCCAGAACTTCCAGTGAGATATGTGAAAAGTCTAAGGCAGCAAAGAACATATTTATAA
- the LOC117890709 gene encoding dynein intermediate chain 2, ciliary isoform X1, protein MTMPDPKGGKGDGKQNKGKNRASKTKAEAGGGDADDFDAWIRSRQLLKPDDQLDLTEAELAEEVTKVLTPTNTNVIHNLVVYSFKDGEYVPAPLPGNTVTLLGYPGNSLHVDSEEARRQIEESDEIGYPLPMPHYSLVEQRDTSVGDGEGEGEADDDDDAKSAPDKEAEEEEGEEEEEEEEAKAGEEGVEEGEPRGDEEETAAAQPAAATASGKKRKLINQFNYCERAALTYTNPKRNVDTQTIPPPRSQFGGNVLQWVIYDSYLEDFEGQSKEGAAKKEDRKRGMRSKKFKDKSAIAEQLNKKYLKCWQILERMINQNIYDDIAHDYRYWEDPADEFREGEGNLLPLWKFQYEKTKKMNVTEILFNPSYYDLFAVCFGSHEFMKQTNEGYLCLFTVKNPSFPDYIIQTDCGVMCCDIHPTYPFLVVIGLYDGNVAVYNLRENCKEPLYISKGVNCKHGECVWQIKWGPDMTDGEINFYSVSSDGRVFNWILMQNKLWVTTIITLFLQDGLVDGPDGTKVSLKSGGSCMIFHPTDQKIFLVGTECGYIYKCSTAFSSKYLMTYNAHNMSVYRIDFNRFNSNIFVSCSGDWRVKVWEDMRADPLFIFDLGSAVGDVKWAPYSSTVFAAVTTEGKVHVFDLNVNKYKAICIQAVVPKRKNKLTRLSFNEKIPFIVVGDEKGVTTSLKLSPNLRVMVKPPKKQLYLDQTTLQIAKLEKLLSLVRELPEGNIVPDTATTVRS, encoded by the exons GACCATGCCGGACCCAAAAGGAGGCAAGGGCGATGGCAAGCAGAACAAAGGGAAG AACAGAGCCTCCAAGACGAAGGCCGAGGCCGGTGGCGGCGATGCGGATGACTTTGATGCCTGGATACGTTCGCGCCAGCTGCTCAAGCCGGACGATCAGCTGGATCTGACGGAGGCCGAGCTGGCCGAGGAGGTGACCAAGGTGCTGACGCCCACCAACACGAACGTCATCCACAATCTGGTGGTGTACAGCTTCAAGGATGGGGAGTACGTGCCGGCACCGCTGCCGGGCAACACGGTGACCCTGCTGGGCTACCCCGGAAACTCTTTGCACGTGGACTCGGAGGAGGCGCGCCGCCAGATTGAGGAGTCCGACGAGATCGGCTACCCGCTGCCCATGCCCCACTACTCGCTGGTGGAGCAGCGCGACACATCTGTTGGGGATGGCGAGGGCGAGGGTGAagccgatgacgatgacgacgccAAGAGTGCACCCGACAAGGAGgccgaagaggaggagggcgaggaggaggaggaagaggaggaggccaaggcAGGCGAAGAAGGCGTAGAAGAGGGGGAGCCACGTGGCGATGAAGAGGAAACCGCAGCAGCCCAAccggcggcagccacagcctccgGCAAGAAGCGAAAGCTAATCAATCAGTTCAACTACTGCGAACGGGCTGCCTTAACCTACACCAATCCGAAGAGG AATGTGGACACACAGACGATCCCACCGCCACGATCGCAGTTTGGCGGCAATGTGCTGCAGTGGGTCATCTACGATTCGTACTTGGAGGACTTTGAGGGGCAGTCGAAGGAAGGCGCCGCCAAGAAGGAGGACCGCAAGCGGGGCATGCGCTCGAAGAAGTTCAAGGACAAGTCCGCCATTGCCGAGCAGCTCAACAAAAAGTACCTCAAGTGCTGGCAAATACTCGAGCGGATGATTAACCAAAACATCTACGACGACATTGCCCATGACTATCGCTACTGGGAGGATCCGGCGGATGAGTTCCGTGAGGGCGAGGGCaacctgctgccgctgtggaaGTTTCAGTACGAAAAGACCAAGAAGATGAACGTCACCGAGATCCTCTTCAATCCGAGCTACTACGATCTCTTTGCCGTTTGCTTTGGCTCAC ATGAATTTATGAAGCAGACAAACGAGGGCTACCTCTGCCTCTTTACCGTCAAGAATCCCTCTTTTCCGGACTACATCA TACAAACCGATTGCGGTGTCATGTGCTGTGACATTCATCCCACATACCCGTTCCTGGTCGTGATTGGCCTCTACGACGGCAACGTGGCCGTCTACAATCTGCGGGAGAACTGCAAGGAGCCGCTGTACATCTCCAAGGGCGTCAACTGCAAGCACGGGGAGTGCGTCTGGCAGATCAAGTGGGGCCCGGACATGACCGACGGCGAGATTAACTTCTATTCGGTGTCCTCCGACGGGCGGGTGTTCAACTGGATCCTGATGCAGAACAAGCTCTGGGTGACGACCATCATAACGCTGTTCCTGCAGGATGGCCTCGTGGATGGGCCCGACGGCACCAAGGTCAGCCTGaagagcggcggcagctgcatgATCTTCCACCCCACCGACCAGAAGATCTTCCTGGTGGGCACCGAGTGTGGCTACATCTACAAGTGCAGCACGGCCTTCAGCTCCAAGTATCTGATGACCTACAACGCACACAATATGTCCGTCTACCGCATCGACTTTAATCGCTTCAACTCGAACATCTTTGTGTCCTGCAGCGGCGACTGGCGCGTCAAGGTCTGGGAGGACATGCGTGCCGATCCGCTCTTCATCTTCGATCTCGGCTCTGCCGTTGGCGACGTCAAGTGGGCGCCCTATTCCAGCACCGTCTTTGCAGCCGTCACCACCGAGGGCAAGGTGCACGTCTTCGATTTGAATGTGAACAAGTACAAGGCCATCTGCATCCAGGCGGTGGTGCCCAAGCGAAAGAACAAGCTCACGCGACTCTCCTTCAACGAGAAGATACCCTTCATTGTAGTTGGCGACGAAAA GGGAGTTACCACTTCGCTCAAACTATCGCCCAATCTTCGCGTGATGGTAAAGCCGCCCAAGAAGCAACTGTATCTGGATCAGACCACGCTGCAGATCGccaagctggagaagctgctgtCGCTAGTGAGGGAGCTGCCCGAAGGAAACATTGTGCCCGACACGGCCACCACTGTGCGCAGTTAA